GCTATTATCTCATATAGGAATTTGTCCTACTAGTATAAATAGCATTTTAGTAACCCATGAGCATATAGATCATGTTAGAGGGGTAGGAGTACTTTCAAGAAAGCATGATATTCCCATATATGCTAATGAGAAAACATGGATAAGTATGAAAAATATAATAGGTGAAATAAAGGAAAAAAATATAAAGTTAATAGAAACGAATAAATATTTTCAATTGGGAGATATAGATATACTACCCTTTAGTACATTTCATGATGCAGCCGATCCTTTAGGCTTTTGTATCAACTATAAGAAAATAAAAACTAGTATTACAACCGATACTGGCTGGGTAAATGATAATATGAAGGAAATTATTAAAGGGTCTTCCCTTTATTTTATTGAAGCTAACCATGACGTAAAAATGCTCAAGGAAGGAAGATATCCTTGGCATTTAAAAAAGAGGATCTTAAGTACCAGAGGGCATTTATCTAATATAGACTCTGGCAGAGTATTATCTGAAGTATTAACGGGAGATGGCGAGATAGTCATATTAGCACATCTAAGTGAAGAAAATAATAAGCCTTCTATAGCTTATGAAACGGTAAAGGAAAGCATAGAAGAACACGGTATAAAGGTGAATAGGGACCTAGATTTAAATCTGGCTCATAGGGGTAGACCTACCAAAATATTTACTTTAGGGTAGAAGTGGAGGAATGGGTATGTATTTTGAAAGGCCACCTAGAAGAAGAGGAGTTTTTTCATACTTTATAGTAGCTTTAATTGGAGCGATTATTGGAGGGGTGATTAGCGTTTATATTGCACCTAACTACTTATATGGTAAAATAATTCCTATGCCAGAAATTTATCAAAATAGAGAAGTACCTATAAACCAAGGACAGCAAATTAACATTACTCCTATTGACGATATAACAACAGTTGAAGCTGTTGCTAAAAAGGCTATGAGTTTTGTGGTAGGGATTACAACTGTTCAGGTTCAAAGAGAATTTTTCTGGGCAAGAGAAGTATCAGGTGTAGGTTCAGGTGTAATTGTAGATCCAAATGGATATATTCTCACAAATTCCCATGTGGTAGCTGATGGGGATGTAAAACAGATAAACGTATTATTCGAAAATGGAGATACTCTTCCAGGTCAAGTATTATGGAACGATGCTGCTTTAGATTTGGCAATCGTTAAAGTTGAAGCTATGGGACTACCTACAGCCGATTTAGGTAATTCAGATTCTTTAGAAGTGGGGCAATTAGCTGTAGCAATTGGAAATCCTCTTGGTCTAGATTTTCAAAGGACTGTTACTGCTGGAGTCATATCTGGATTGGACAGAACCATAAGAACAAGTCAATATAGTGTTTTAGAAGGATTAATTCAAACGGATGCTTCTATTAACAGGGGAAATAGCGGTGGTCCATTACTAAATAGTAAAGGAGAAGTAATAGGAATTAATACTGTGAAGATCGGGACACAAGTAGGAGAAGGGCTAGGATTTGCAATTCCCATAAACGTTGCAAAACCTATTATCAAGGAAGTTGTTGAAAAGGGAGACTTTAAAGCTGTATATTTAGGTATTGCTGCAACTGAAGTTGAAAGATATGAACGTGAGTGGGGAGTAGATTTAAGTATAGATAAGGGAATTATTATAATTGAAATATCACCCAATACCCCTGCAGATAAGGCAGGATTAAGGCCAGGAGATATAATTACCCACATAGATAATCAGGAACTTCAAAGTATGAATCAGCTAAAAAAAATTCTATACAAGTATAAAAAAGGAGATAAAGCTAGCTTAATGGTAGTTCGTAATGGAAAGCAAATGACTATAAACATTACTTTTTCAGAAGTAAGATAATTTAAAGGTAAGCATTCAGGTTTTATAAATTCTAAATATTGCACATACTACAAATAAGCTATACTCTTAATGAAGTTGGAGTGATTTTATGTATGTAGTCTGTAATGAACATTTAGAAAATGCGATAGATGATTTTATAGAAATTTATGAACAGCCTCCCGATATATATGAGCTGGAAAAGGTAACCTTTACCGATTGGGCTAGTCCTCGTAATTGTAATTATTGTGGTAATTTACCTAAGTATCTGGTTGTTTGATGTATAAGGAGGTTTTTAAATGAAAATCTTTAGTCTGGGGAGAATCCCTATAAAATCATGGGCTAATGAGGTAGAAGAAGAAGCTCTTCAACAGGCCATTAACCTCTCCAATTTACCCTTTGCTCATTCCCATATTGCATTGATGGCTGATGTTCACGTAGGCTTTGGAATGCCAATAGGTGGTGTACTAGCTTCAAAAGGCGTAATTATACCCAATGCTGTAGGGGTTGATATAGGCTGTGGCATTATTGCAGCGAAAACAGATATTTTAGATATAAGCACTGAACAGCTAGAAAACATAGTGGACAAGGCTCATAGAACAATACCTTTAGGTTATGATCATCATAAAAAGCCAAGAGATTGGGAGGGCTTTAACGATCCACCAAATATAAAGGTAATCTTTGAAGAGCTGGATTCAGCCAGATATCAAATTGGTACCTTAGGTGGAGGTAATCATTTTATGAGTATAGAGCGAGGCAGCGATGGCCATATCTGGTTAATGGTTCACTCAGGCAGTAGAAATTTTGGATATAAAATAGCCCATTATTACAATAAGGTAGCTAATAAAATTAATGAGACAACTAAATTATCTCCACCAAAACAGGGTTTAGCAGGTCTTTATTTGGATTCAGAAGAGGGACAGGAATATTTTACTGCGATGAATTATGCCCTTGAATTTGCCAGAGAAAATAGAGACCAGTTGTTAGAACAGTTTTACAGTATTTTTAAGGAAGAAACTAATTCTAAGCAGATATTAGAAAAAATAATTATCCATCATAATTATGCAGCTATTGAAACCCATTTTGGAGAAAAGATAATTGTTCACAGAAAAGGCGCTATTAGGGCCCAATTAGGTGAGTTAGGAATAATACCAGGATCAATGGGGACACCTTCTTATATCGTGGAGGGTTTAGGAAATGAAGAAAGCTTTAAAAGTTGCTCCCATGGTGCAGGCAGAGTAATGTCTAGAAAAATGGCCAATAAAATGATAACTAAAGAGATGGCTGATAAAGCAATGGAGGGAATTGTATATAAGGGTTGGAGAGAAGATCTATCCGAAGCGCCTATGGCTTATAAGGATATAGAAGAGGTCATTGAAAACCAAAAGGATTTAATAAAGCCACTGATTAAACTGGAACCTTTAGGTGTAGTAAAAGGATAATGAAAGATTTTTACAGCATATAAAATAACAAGCGAACTTATGTTTTATATGCTATTTTTTTTGTATTTTGGTATAATACTATTTATAACCATGGATAATGGGAGGTAAAAAATGAGAGTATTATTGGTAAATGATGATGGAATACATTCAGAAGGGATCCGCATACTAGCTAAAGAGCTGGAAAAGGATTATGAAGTTATTGTTGTAGCACCTGAAGAACAAAAAAGTGCACAGAGTCAGGCTATAACCATATCTAAATCTTTAATCGTTAAAGAAATAGAATTAGATGGACTTAAATCAAAGGCTTATAGTGTTTCTGGTACCCCAGCAGATTGTGTTAGAGTAGCTTTAGATAAATTAATTGAGAAACCAGTAGATTTTGTGATTTCAGGCATAAATACGGGTTTAAATGCTGGTATGGATGTGCTTTATTCTGGAACTGTGTCAGCCGCTATAGAAGCTAATATCTACAAATTGCCTTCTATGGCCATATCAGCAGAGTGGTTAGATGGGAAAATAGACTACCATTTAGCAGCAAAGTATGGGAGGTATATACTAGAAAAGGCAAGGGATAATTTTATAAAGAATAATATAGTGCTGAGTATAAATATTCCCTATCTTGAAAATGATCAGGTAAAGGGAATTAAGGTGTGTAAAATTGGAGATATAATATACGATTACTACATCGTAGAAAGCAATGGAGAAAATGGAGAAAAGGTTTTAAAACTGCACGGAAGACAGGATGTGGAATTTGAAGAAGATACAGACAGATATTATCTTTCCCAAGGATATGTTACTATTACTCCTCTCCATTACGACCTAACCAACTTCAATTTAATCGACAAAGTAAGAAGTTGGTTATAGCAAAATAAGTGTACAAGAGATAAAAGAGGAGGAAATAATGAATATAAGAATAATAGCTGTAGGGAAAATAAAAGAAAAGTATTTGCAAGAAGCCATTAAGGAATATTCAAAGCGACTGTCAAGGTATTGTAATTTGGAGATAATAGAAGTAGAAGACGAAAAAGCGCCAGAGAATTTATCTATAAAGGAAGAAGAATTAATTAAAGCAAAAGAAGCAGAAAGGATAAAGTCAAAGATTCAACCTAATTCATATATTATATCCTTGGTAATAGAAGGGAAGAATCTTTCTTCAGAAGAATTTTCGGAAAAGGTACAAAAGTTGATGGTAGATGGAATAAACGACATAACCTATGTAATAGGTGGGTCGTTAGGTTTATCAGAAGAAGTAATTAACCAAAGCGATTTTAAATTATCCTTTTCTAAAATGACATTTCCTCATCAGTTGATGAGGATTATATTATTGGAACAAATATACAGGGGATTTAGAATTATGAGAGGTGAACCGTATCATAAGTAGGACAAGCTCTTGGGTTATAGGATATGTTTAACGGGTTGTCATAAACTGGAGTTAAGTGGTATAATACGTATAAGTAGTAAAAAGTTCATTAGGGGGTACACATGAATGTTAAAAATTAAAATTAGCCGAATGAAAATAGTTATGAGTATATTTTTAGTAATTATAATATTTTTTGGTGCCAAGTATAAATATCAGCATACCTTTTCAACTAATAGGTGGATAAAATATCCTCGTGAGCGTGTGAAGATGGTTGATGACATGTTACAGAAACATAAATTAGTGGGACAGACAAAAAAAGATATAGTGAAATTATTAGGAGATGCAACTAATACAGATTATTTTAAAGAAGATAATAATGTTGTATACTACTTAGGCGATGAACGTGGGTTTATTAGCATAGATAGTGAATGGCTTGTCATAACGTTTGATAACAATATTGTGGTTGAAGTAAAAATTGAAACGGATTGAAATCTTCAACATACAAATAAAAGATAATGCAATTAGATGAACATTGTTTATATTATGTATAACATGGAGCAAACTTTTATCAATAAGGTATAATAAATATATATTATATTATTTCAAAGGGAATGAATGATGGAATTTTTCAAAAGGATATCTGTTTTAGGAGTGGAATATGTTATTTGATATAGATGATATAAGAAGGGCATTACAAGAAGATAATATACAGTGGAGTGGCCATGTTCTAACTAGAATGCAGCAAAGGGAAATTAAAGTAAGAGATATTATAAAATGTGTCTTGAGTGGAGAAATTATAGAATACTATTCTTCAGATTATCCATTTCCAAGTTGTCTTATAGCTGGAAGATGTGATAGTGATAAAGTTCTTCATGTAGTATGTTCATTGGGAGAGGGAAATGTGTGGATGATAACTGCATATTATCCAAATACTAATGAATGGTTAGAAGATTTTAAGACCAGAAGGAGGTAGTAATATGAATTGTGCTTTATGTAAAGGAAAATTAAAAAAAGGAATAGTAAATCATATTATAGATTTAGGAGATGGCATAATTATTATAAAAAATGTTCCTGCCAATACTTGTAATCAATGTGGAGAATATTATGTAGACACTGAAATAGCCATAAAACTAGAAAACATTGTAGAAGAGTTAAGAAAAAATAAAGCAGAAATTCTTATCATTAATTATAATGAAATGGTAGCCTAGGAGCAATTTAATAAGAATATGGTATTTATAAATGATATAGAAGAAATATGTAAAAATATCTCAAATAAAAACTTTGGTGAATTATAAAAATGAAATCATTAGAAGATAGTTAATAAGGTGTTTGACATAGATTATGTTAAATACCTTATTTGTTTATAATAGGTTTTATACATCTATCACTAGATACATTCTATTTATTTTGCGAGTCAAGATGATGCGGTGAACCGTATCATAAGTAGGACAAGCTATGGGTTATAGGATAATGTTCAGGGGGTTATCATAAGCTGAAATTAAACAATATAATATGTATAAGTTTAAATATGTACACTTTAGGGGGGATATTATGTATTTAGGTATGGATGGTAAATATAGTGCATTTGAGGAATTAATGCATTATTATCATTTAAATTTTTATGTATACTATTTTCTACTTTTGATAGTATTTGTAAACTGTATTAAGGTAATAGTAAATTTTACTTCTGTTAAAAAAGGAAAGGTATCAAATATTAACTCAGGTAATATGGACTTACTTATAAGCATATTGGCAGGTATAGGGCTAGGGTATGGAATGCTTTTTCAGGGAGTACTATCTGACATTTCATCTAAATATTTCAAGATTTGGGGTAATAAAATGTTTGTTTTGTGCATAGCTAGTTTTATTTTATTTATTATTCAACTAATTTGTACATTAAGAATAAGAGATATTAAAAACAAACATTAATATCAGATTTATTATATAGCTAAGGCACGTTCTGCATAATATGTAATCAGTGGTAGGGGGAACTTTGATTTTCCACAAAATTAAACTAAGGGGGTATGAAAATATGAAGTATAAAAAACAAATTATTTTTGGCCTAATTTTATTAATAATATTTAGTGCATTCTTTCTTAAAAATACAAAAGTTAATAGAAAGATTGCTAAAGACCTAGAAATAAAAATACCATATACTTTGTATTTCTATTATACAGATAGTCATGGCGGATTTTTAGGAGATGGTGTAGCGTTAGGAAGGGCAGAATTAAAAGATAAAGATATAGATAAACTTTTAAAAGACCCAGAAGGCCATTGGACTAAAACACCTATACCAAAGGAATTAAATACTATGTTATATGGATGCGAAAGTTATCACTCTGATTTAGCTATAAGATTAGCAATGAAGAATATAGAAAATGGATATTGGATATATATAGATAGGTTTGGAAATAAAAGAGAGTATTTAAAGGGAGAAGAAATAGATAGATATACTAATAATTATAGTATAGGATTGCTAGACTTAGATGAAAAAAGATTTTACTATATAAAATTCGATAGTTAATATACATTAGTATATAAGTACATGACTAAAAATAGTTATTAGATTTATTAAGAATAAGTATAGAAGAAAGCAAATGATTATACGAGGAGGCGTAGCATTGAATCATATATCAAGAAAAGATATTAATCTCGGTCTGATTTTTGTTATTTTATTTTCTATATCAATAGTTGGTGGTTTTATAAAATGGCCTTTATTTATATTTGCTGGTGTTTTTCTATTTTCCTATATTGTATTAGATAGAAAAAGGTTAAGATGCCCAAATTGTGGAGCATATGAAAATCTTGATAGGTTGATATATGCTAAGAATCATGTACATCATTGTAGACGTTGTGGTGAAAGAATTAAAATATTATGATTAAATTTAATTAAGGTTGATTTTGTTTTGTATATCTACTACCAAATAGGTTTTGCTAGTTGAACCGATACGGTGAACCGTATCATAAGTAGGACAAGCTATGGGTTGTAGGGGAGACCTTTGGTCTCCTGTGTATGACTATAATAAATTGTTATTAAATGATATAATGTATATAGGTAGTATTAAGTGTGACATAGGGATAATATTAAGATGGATGGTGGTTATATGGATGAATTACCACGAAGAAAGAATATTAGATTAAAAAATTATGATTATTCACAAGCAGGATATTATTTTATAACTATATGTAGCAAGGATAAGAAAAGTCTATTTTGGGAAGTAGGGGCGACCTGTGGTCGCCAGTTTGAAAGACCACCATTATCAAATATAGGAGAAATTATTGATTTAGAAATAAATAAAATTAATTCTATTTATGAAAATGTTGAAATCAACAAATATGTTATTATGCCTAATCATATACATATGATTATTATATTATATAATGGAAACGGACGGTCAAAGACCGTCCCTACAATATCTCGTATTATCCAGCAATTTAAAGGTTCTATTTCTAAATAGATTGGCTTTTCATTATGGCAAAAATCATTCTATGACCATATAATCAGAAATGAACAAGAATACCAAGAAATATGGAATTACATAGAAACAAATCCATTGAAATGGGAAGAGATGATAAATATTATATTTAATAGATAATATGATATAATAAATATATATTATATTATTTGAAAGGTAGTGATAAAATGGACACTGCTAAACAAATTTTATTAAAACTTATAGACGAAATTCCAGAAAATCAAATACATGAAATAATAGATTTTATAGGATATTTAAAAATAAAAAATGAGAGAGATATGTTTAAAGAGTTAGAAGAGGCGAGTAAAAGTAGTATGGACTTTTGGGATAATGACATAGATGACGAGGTATGGAATAATGTATAAGCAAGGAGATATATTACTAATTCCAATACCATTTACAGATTTGACATCCAGTAAAAAGAGACCTGTTCTTGTACTATCAAATGATGATTATAATTCTAAAACAGATGATATAATAGTGGCTGCTATTACTTCAAATCTTACATCAAAGGACTATAGCATATTTATTACTAGTAGTGATTTGCTGAAAGGGAATTTAAAAGTGGATTCATGTATAAGAGTAGATAAAATTTATACTTTAGCCCAAAATATTGTTATTAAGAAATTTGGCGAAGTTAATGATGATATTATGAATGGGGTAAAGAATAAAATTAATGAACTAATAAAATAACAGGAGATTCTCCTGTTATTTTTTCTTAATTTTATTTATGTTTTGGAATACCATAATATAAAAGGTTCTTATCTATTTACAATTAACTTAGGTTGAATATATCCTAAAAAAGAATATAATATAAGTAAAAGGAAGGTGAAGATTTTATGAAAATTAATATAAATAATTTAGTATCTATTTCAGAAGCTAATCAAAATTTTTCTAAAGTAGCTAGATTAGTAGATGAAAATGGAGCTGTAGTAATTTTGAAAAACAATGTACCTCGTTATGTATTAATAGAATATAGCCAATTAGAGAATGAAGAAACAATAGGCGATGAAGAAGTAGAAGAAGTAGCTAAAAGAGTATTATCTAAACATATGAAGGCATTTGAGGAATTAGCCAAATGAAAAGATTAACTAAAACTCAAATATTAAAAATGCATAGCCTTCTTATTCAAGAAACAGGTGGAAGTGGTGGGATTAGAGATGAAGGATTATTAGATTCTGCTTTGAATTTACCATTTCAAAGTTTCGATGGAGAAGATATTTATAAGACTATTCAAGCTAAAGCAGCAAGGCTAGGTTTTTCACTTATTAATAATCATCCCTTTGTTGATGGGAATAAGAGAATAGGGATTTTAGTGATGCTGGTTTTCCTTGAAATAAATGGTATTGAGATTATATGTACAGATGAAGAATTGGTTGAGCTTGGATTAGGGGTAGCAGATGGTTCAGTAAGTTATAAAGATTTATTAAATTGGATAATTGACCACAGTTAATAAAAAGCTTGGCATAATATGAAGACACCAAGCTTTTTATTTTACCTTAATTTAAAGAGATATATCTATCGGTAAATAAGTTTTGCGGGTAGAGTCGATGCGGTGAACCCTATCATAAATGATGGGAATTTTTGTTTGAGCTCTACTATTTTCCGTGATATAATGAAGAAAATCGTATAAGAGGAGTTGAATGATGACTAAACATCGTATTTATACAATGCCTTTCGCCAAAGTCTATCCTCATTACGTTGCGAAGGCGGAGAAAAAAGGACGTATGAAAGCAGAAGTTGATGAAATAATTCGCTGGTTGACTGGATATAGTCAAGAAGAGCTAGAAGCACAACTGGAAAAAGAGATAGATTTTGAAACCTTCCTTGCAGAAGCTCCCCAACTGAATTCTTCGCGGTCTTTAATCGAAGGTGTGGTCTGTGGTATACTGGTTGAAGATATAGAAGAATCAACTATGCGGGAAATTCGCTATTTAGACAAGCTAATCGATGAGTTAGCAAAAGGAAAGCCTATGGATAAGATTTTGCGATAAAAAGGGTAACAGGAAGCGGTATTTTCTGCATGTTAATAGAAAAGTGTAATATAAAAATATTTTGATTGGGGGAAATTAAAAATGAGTAAATACGAAAAAGCGATGAAACTTATGGAGGAGTTCTGCGGGAACGGTAAAGACAACCTTGTGGCCCTTGCGACAATATCCTTAAAGCCAAACGCTACAGGCAAGCCTCGTCCTGCTGTTCGTATGGTTAATGCATATTACGAAGACGGGGCCTTTTATATTTCTACCGCTTCGTGGAAAAATAAGACCCTAGAGATTGGGGAGAACAATGAGGTTTCCATATGCGGATTGGATTTATTTACCGCCAATGGAGTTGCCGAGAATTTAGGTTGGGTTAAAGACGAGAGGAATGCTGAAATTAGGACCAAGATGAAAAAGTGCTTTGAATGGTTTGATGATCATGGCAACGAAGAAAGTCTAGATTCAATTGTTCTGCGTATCACTCTTACAGAAGGAACGATTACTGATAACGAAGAAAAATACGGTGAACGATTATATAAAGTTGATTTTATAAATAAAATTGCCAAGTAAATCAATCAGCCCCTAGCTAGTATAGTTTGAGCCATTATAATACATAAAAACAGGAGCAAATAGTTTAATTTTTAGATATAGATTTATAAGAATGGTGACAAATTTATGTATATTTATTTTATCTTGTATGGATTGTAACAATTTATAAGAGGTCCTCCTATTAGGGTGTTTTTAAACTATTTAAACTAAGAATATAAGGGGGACATAGAGATGAAGGAAGTTAAAGGAAGTAACGAATTATTTGATTATTTGATTAAAGAAGCTAATGAAAACTTTGAAGGCTGGGACTTTTCATATTTAGAATCAACTGGAAGAATGCAAGAGTTTCCACTAAGTTGGAATTATAGGAGCAAAGTTAAGGAGAGAATGTCCGGGATAGTTTCATTATTGGATATGGGAACGGGTGGTGGAGAGTTCTTATCTTCATTGAGCCCATTGCCTAAATATACTTTTGCTACAGAAGGGTATGAGCCTAACATAAACATTGCAAGGGAAAGGTTAGAGCCCTTGGGAGTAAAAGTATATAGGGTAGATGATGATAACTCCTTGCCGTTTAACGATGAAAGTTTCGATCTAATAATTAATAGGCATGAATCCTATTCTCCTATGGAAGTTAAAAGGATTCTTAAAAGACAAGGAACCTTCATAACTCAGCAGGTTGGAGGTTTAAATGATAAGGAAATGAATGAACTTTTAGCTGCCCCTCAAAGTCGGTATTATAACTGGAATCTAGGAAAAGCAGTGAGTGAGTTAAATCAAGTGGGCTTAAAGATTGTTGAGCAAAAGGAGGATTTAGTAAAAACAAGATTTTATGATATTGGAGCTATAGTATTTTATTTAAAAGCAATACCATGGCAAGTACCAGATTTTACAATAGAAAAATATTTTGAAAGGCTAGAAGAAATTGATAATTTAATTCAGAAACAAGGATATATTGACTTTACATGCCACAGGTTTTTTATTATAGCGAATAGAGAATAAATTATTGATGCAAAGAACTGCTCCGTTTCAACGAACTAAGTTAGTAGGAGCAGTTTATTTATTAATATTTAGCGAATTCCATAAGTTGGAACCTGGTGATATAATGCTTATAAATGGATTTATGCAAAGTAAGAACAATTAAATTTTAGAGGAAATCAATATGAGATATATAAAAATTAGCACTGGGATTAAGCCTAGATTTTGCAATTGGAGCAGTATTGGACAACATGAATTGAAAGAAATAAATTAGAGGGGAGTAAAATGAGATATTTTAGTACGAGAGATAAAACAATTTCAATTTCATCAAGCGAAGCCATTATTCAAGGTATTTCTAAAGATGGAGGTTTGTTTGTTCCAGAAACTATTCCTAAAATAGATAATCTAATGGAATTGACTAAAATGGATTATCGGAAATTAGCGTATTTTATAATGTCAAAATTTTTTACAGATTTTGAACCAACTTTGTTAAAGGAAGCGATAAAAGATGCATATGGACAAAAATTTAGCCTTAAAGATATAGTATCCATTGAAAAGGTCCAAGATAGATATTTATTAGAATTATTCCATGGTCCAACCTATGCTTTTAAAGATATGGCTTTATCCATACTTCCACGTCTATTAAGGATTGCACTGAAGATCAATGATATAGACAAGGAAATAGTAATATTGACTGCCACGTCAGGGGATACGGGAAAAGCTGCCCTAGAAGGATTTGCCAATGTAGAAGGGATTAAAATAGTTGTATTCTTCCCTGAAAAGGGAGTAAGCCAGATCCAAAAACTTCAGATGATAACCCAAGAAGGTGAAAATACATTTGTAGTTGGCATTGATGGTAACTTTGATGAGGCACAAAATGGGGTAAAAAGAATATTTAATGATAGAGAATTTAAAGAGGTATTGGATAAGTATGGCTATATATTATCTTCTGCCAATTCAATAAATATTGGAAGATTGGTTCCTCAAATAGTATATTATTTTTATGGATATCTAGATCTTTTGAAACAAGGAGAATTAGAAGATGGAGAAAAAATAAATATAGTTGTACCTACTGGGAATTTCGGCAATATATTGGCAGCTTATTATGGAAAAAAGATGGGCCTACCTGTGAACAAACTAATATGCGCATCAAATGAAAATAACGTTTTGACTGACTTCATAAATACAGGAGTATATGATCGTAGAAGGGAATTGAAATTAACCTCATCTCCTTCTATGGATATTCTAATATCCAGTAATTTAGAAAGATTGTTGTTTTATATATTAAATGAAGATGATATAGCTGTTAAAGATAAAATGGAAAGGCTAAATAAAAATGGTTTTTACAAGATTAAAAATATAAATATAGAGGATTTTTATGGAGATTATTCAACGGAAGATGAAGTAACTAAGACCATAAAGGATGTTTTTGTTCATTACAATTATCTAATGGATCCCCATACAGCAGTAGCCTACAATGTATATGATAAATACAAATTAAAGACCAAAGATAATACGAAGACTATAATAGCCTCTACTGCCAGCCCTTTTAAATT
This genomic window from Tepidimicrobium xylanilyticum contains:
- a CDS encoding type II toxin-antitoxin system death-on-curing family toxin gives rise to the protein MKRLTKTQILKMHSLLIQETGGSGGIRDEGLLDSALNLPFQSFDGEDIYKTIQAKAARLGFSLINNHPFVDGNKRIGILVMLVFLEINGIEIICTDEELVELGLGVADGSVSYKDLLNWIIDHS
- a CDS encoding DUF2200 domain-containing protein, with protein sequence MTKHRIYTMPFAKVYPHYVAKAEKKGRMKAEVDEIIRWLTGYSQEELEAQLEKEIDFETFLAEAPQLNSSRSLIEGVVCGILVEDIEESTMREIRYLDKLIDELAKGKPMDKILR
- a CDS encoding pyridoxamine 5'-phosphate oxidase family protein, whose product is MSKYEKAMKLMEEFCGNGKDNLVALATISLKPNATGKPRPAVRMVNAYYEDGAFYISTASWKNKTLEIGENNEVSICGLDLFTANGVAENLGWVKDERNAEIRTKMKKCFEWFDDHGNEESLDSIVLRITLTEGTITDNEEKYGERLYKVDFINKIAK
- a CDS encoding class I SAM-dependent methyltransferase, with the translated sequence MKEVKGSNELFDYLIKEANENFEGWDFSYLESTGRMQEFPLSWNYRSKVKERMSGIVSLLDMGTGGGEFLSSLSPLPKYTFATEGYEPNINIARERLEPLGVKVYRVDDDNSLPFNDESFDLIINRHESYSPMEVKRILKRQGTFITQQVGGLNDKEMNELLAAPQSRYYNWNLGKAVSELNQVGLKIVEQKEDLVKTRFYDIGAIVFYLKAIPWQVPDFTIEKYFERLEEIDNLIQKQGYIDFTCHRFFIIANRE
- the thrC gene encoding threonine synthase, giving the protein MRYFSTRDKTISISSSEAIIQGISKDGGLFVPETIPKIDNLMELTKMDYRKLAYFIMSKFFTDFEPTLLKEAIKDAYGQKFSLKDIVSIEKVQDRYLLELFHGPTYAFKDMALSILPRLLRIALKINDIDKEIVILTATSGDTGKAALEGFANVEGIKIVVFFPEKGVSQIQKLQMITQEGENTFVVGIDGNFDEAQNGVKRIFNDREFKEVLDKYGYILSSANSINIGRLVPQIVYYFYGYLDLLKQGELEDGEKINIVVPTGNFGNILAAYYGKKMGLPVNKLICASNENNVLTDFINTGVYDRRRELKLTSSPSMDILISSNLERLLFYILNEDDIAVKDKMERLNKNGFYKIKNINIEDFYGDYSTEDEVTKTIKDVFVHYNYLMDPHTAVAYNVYDKYKLKTKDNTKTIIASTASPFKFGKKIADSIGLNTLGKDEFQILRKLGDKTEIKIPEGISSLKDKAIKHNNYCSKKEMKSMLKKFLKVGEIYD